Genomic window (Ictalurus furcatus strain D&B chromosome 26, Billie_1.0, whole genome shotgun sequence):
AGCACAAATCATCTTACCAATTTTTCACTGGTGTCTTTCATGGTTGCATCATTTTCTTCAGGTGGCATTTTCTCAGATTGGTTTATATTCATGACAGACTCCATGTGATCATATTCAATAGCATCCTCATTCAACTGAACCCCTGTAGTGACTTCTTGCTCTTTGTTTTTGCTCAGATAGCTGACCAAACTACCTGAGAAATCTTCTTCAGGAAGCACTTCATCAAGGAGATCAGTTTCATCGCTGCCATATTGTATGTTCATGTTTTGACATGTTTCAGCAATGAAACATGTCTGCAGTTGAAGACCTTGAAGGCCATTAGTGCTTTTGGGCTCTGTTTGGTTTGGACTTGCTGGTCTTGCTCGTGGAGGAAATTTTGGCATAATACCACCAACTGACAGTCTTGCCATCAGAGAATTCTTGAGTTTGAATGGTGTGGTGCCCTCTTTATGAGCCAagttaattttgttttcaagcAGCTGAGTTTCCTTGGAAGGCTGTAAGGAACTGTCTATTTCAGAATGTTTTTCAACTGGAGACACCACTGTGAAGCTAACTAGAGGTGCTGTAACACTTCCAGCCAACAATCTATCTGGCTCACTAatatattgtgaaatattttgaagTTTCACTTGTAGATCAGCTAGACTCCTTCGTCGGGATTCAATAGAGCTCGAATGTTCTTTTTTCAAAGTGTCACTATCAGACTCAGATACATAACCTTCTTTTTTGGCAGAGGAAGCGGTTTTGTTGTTTATTGGCAATGTATGGTCCATTTCTTTAAATATAGTTTGGTCAGTGGTTACAGGTGAGGTCTCCACAGTTTCTCTGGCCAATTCTTCCTGATTAAATGCAACACAGCACTGCTCTTCTAAGGGCACTGTAAAAGCTTTAGTAATTTCCATATTACAGTCTTCCTCAGAGGATTCTACATTTTTGACAGTTGAATTAAGGGAcacatttttattcacattGTTAAAACTTGAAGGTTTATAGTTTTTGTGGTCAGTTTTTGTGTTAACTGTCTGATCTCTGGCCAAGGCCATGGCAGCTGCATCTGATACTGCCTCTTTGTCTACAAGATTTACAGCATCCAAATCCATTACAGAAATTGGTGATTTGCAGTCTACAGCATGTGAAGCAAGTACTGTTCCAAGTTTATCATGGATTGATTCAGACCTCTTCACTTTGTTTATGGTTGGACTGGAAGATAATACACATGGTGTGCTTTGTGCCTTGTTTGAAGGACTTGTTACCGAGGTTTTTGTGTCAATGGTCAAAGTCTTGCATCCTGTCAGTTCCATATCATCATGTACAACAGACATGTCAGAAGCAGTGCCCTGCTGTATTTGCATGCAGTCAGACAGATCCTGGAGAATAAACTTCTGTGCTGTAGGTATCACACAGTTCTCAGTCTTTGTTCTCTTAGAAAATGGATATCTATTCAGCTCCATGTGCCCAGTGTGTTCGTTGGTCATACCTGTAGTTCTAAAAGATGTTGACACAAGCGATATCCTTTTCTTTGATTTGTCAGATGGCTTGTAGTCATCACAGCTTTTGGTCTCAAGGACAACTGTCTGACATTGTGTCATTTCCATATCATCACATACTGTATGGTGTGTCTTTCCCAGATCATCACCTACTGTATGACATTGTGTCATTTCCATATCATCAGCCATGTGAGACAGTGGAAGTtcacttttaaaatgttcagCCCTGTTCACTTCTGGAGAGACTGATGGCAGTTGCATGAAGGATGCCTGTGGTTTTGACATCATTACATTTGTTGTTGAAATAGGTTTTGAATCTATGGCCACATTACTGCATCCTTTTAATACAGATTCATCTAGAATAGGAGACAAAACACCAGTTGAGGCTTGACATGTCAATTCCATAAAGTCACTCTGATCATTGTGAAATACAGTACGTGTTGCCAGAGTCACGTTTCTTTTGCACTCTCCAGTTTTGCTTGCTGCAAGGGCACCTGGAGTTATATTTCCTGACTGTGTCGTATTCATCATTGTTCTGTCAGCATTGCCAGTAATGGAAGATACACAAGATGAAACTGTACTTGAGTTGGAAAAAGGTTCTCCCACAAATTTGGTCTCAAGGACAACAGTTTGTGATTTGGTTACTTCCATATCATCAGAATCAGCCATTTGGGCAAATGATACATTACTCTGAAAGTGGTCAGCTATATTTTGTTCAGATAACTGCTCTTGATCTTGAACATATTCATCCAAAACTTGTGTCATAATCATTTCACTGGTGTCATCACTGACGAATTCACATTTCTTTTGATCCACATAGGGCATGCTGTGATTTGCATTTTCCATGCCTTTAACATTGATGGTAGCAGTCTGACTATGAGTGAGCTCCATCTCATCTAAATAATTTGAAGAGGACCCTGTATTTGTGCTTCTAGGATTTCCACCGACAGAATAAGGAAAATGCTGAAAAGCCTCTCTTTCCTCAATTATAACAGTGTGACTATTGGTCATGTCCATATGGTCCCTCTCAAGAATCGCAAGCTTGGGCAAACAAGTTGGTAGAACATTCTCCTTGTCAATTTTTGCATTGCTTGTATTTTCCAAAGTGAAATGatcattgtttttctttgaaaatgGAGCAGAAACATTTTGGGCACTTGTCTTTGATAAACTAGCAAGAAAGTCATTGAATTCCGAAtgcatcacattttttcccataGTGCCAAAGGTTTTACAGGGCATACCATTCTGACTATTGAGCTTGTGAGGTTCACGAACATTGGACATGTTCAGGGTAAATTCTTGATTAAAGTCATCCTCCATGTCAATTGCAATTGTTTGACTCTGAGTCATGTCCATGTACCCAGTGTTCTCCCCAAGTAACAGAGTTCTGTCCACAGAGTCAAGTGGTAAAATTGGTTGAGGGAAGAAATTCTCCTAttagagagataaaaaaaaaaatctatattaatAAAGGAATATATAACTCATTAATATTTGTTTCTATTCATCTTTGCTCTCAAATGGAACAACAGAGAAGCATTCAAGCTATTAGCTTATTTCAAGTTTGAATCCAGACAGTGCCAAAGTCATCCATGGTCAACCGTTTGTTGGGAAACTCAGTCCGCTGTCAATTAGAGCAATACTAGCCAAATGTGGGTGCCTGTAAGTTTATGTTGATGGAAAAGGGCAGTTAGCTCTCTCCTCCAAGCACATTCAGGTGCTCTACAACACTGCAAAGGCAGCATGATCTCTGAAGAAGATTGTATCAGATATTACCCTCCCTGCTTGGTAGCTGTAATGCGATAATGGAGAATGAGCTAATCGGCAGGAATTGGCAATGACTAAACTGAGAGAAAATAGGGTAAAAATCAAGAGTAACATCATAAATTGTTTGTAGTAGACCTATAAAATTGTGGATTAGATGAAACTTGGTGATTTGTATGAGTACAATTTAATAGCAATCACAAGAGTTGGATGCCAAGCACAGCTGTGGGGAAgtgcaccatccacaaggacgTGTGTACAGGTGCTTGGAGTTTATGACAGATTTTGCTCATTGCTCACTGTGGATTAGCTGCAATCTGAAAGCTATAAAGTTAATTTTTTGGATGGAGTTGTAGGAAAACGTCACAAATGCAGACAAAAAGGCACAGGAGATAACATTTCAGAATGTACAgcacgtcaaaccttgaggcggatgggctacaacagcagaagaccacattgggtttcattcctgtcagccaagaacaggaatctgagactacagtGAGTGCAGGCTAACCAAAACTAGCTGAAGATTGTAAAAATACCAGACGACATTTTTTCAACTATCTAGCTTTGGTGAACATAATGTTATTAGAGTGCCCTTAGGAAGACTCAGATCTGCAGTTAGGATAAGTTGGGCAGTTGTAACTCACCTTGTTTAGTGCAAAATGGATGGGTGTGGTTAGCATGGTGTCCAATCCTGGAATTGCAAAATGTGGTTAAGGGGATGCATGGTCAATCACGGTCATGATCTAAACAAACTACGTTAGTGTGTAGATTTAGGTTAATTAGACTAGTAAGGCTCTTCATGTATTCTCCCACAATCATCTTAGACAGCATTGCTGCATGTACAAAACGCTATGAGGACATCCGTTTTCCCCTTCAGAATAGCCTCTGTTTATTAGCTCACAGACTGTCAGCAGTTTTCTAAAAGAGATTGTAGCCTACATATTATGAATGGATCAACAAGCAATGGCATAACCACTGAACCTGATCATACATATTTGGTtgtaacaaacaaatgaattagctAAAATTACAGGGGTCATCTTTATTTAGTTGAGCTGAGGCAGGGGATGAGACTAATGGCACATAAGACAGTCATAGTTGTTTGCCATTTATAATATCTACACAGAATTGCAAACtttgctaaaaaataaaaaatcctagCGGATAGAGAAAAATTAACAGCATAAACCGTAGCGTATTTATGCATACTTGTATTAACAGTATTTAATGTCTTATTTCTGGTAATGATTAAAACGCAATGTTTGTTTTATGATGATTATGCAGCTTATTGGTCCTGCTCTGAGTGAGATGCTATAAAAATTAAACTTATTgctactttaaataaataaatttcctaTCTTGTATACAATGCACATGAGATCATATCTGAGAAACAATTGCGAGATGTTAATCAACAGATTAATACTTACCCataatttcatgtttttcacTGGTATCAAAGCACTGCaacctgattaaaaaaataagagcAAGGTAAATCCCAATAAAAGCATGAGTAAGAATTACAAACTATGATTAGGTAGGTAGGAGGGTTGAGAGGATAACTAAATCTAAAGAATTGTATTACGGTAGGCCCGAGGAATCTATGGCTGATAAGCCAGATATGTCTGGTAAAGATGTTTGAATTTAACAAATAGGCCGACAAAATCACCAACTTACTTTTATCATCACAAAGCAAAACTTTCATTACACATGTCACAGATTTGAGGTAGAGGTCAAACCATTTCTACAAGCTGCTGTAAAACTAGACTACTATATGgcaaaaatacaaatcaaacatgtctgctggtGTAAGTTTTACTTTAAATTTGCATACATCACAATATGATTATAGTTTTCTATAAATGTACTCATGATACAGTAATAGGGTGTATGAGGCAAACATACAATTTACCATGAAACCTGCTAGAAACGGTTTGTGTCTTGAGGAGGAAGTAAAAACTTACTTCTCGTTCCGTCCGTCATTGGCTCCTGttgaatgcaaataaaaagttaactaaaataaagcttttgttcctcaatattatttaattacaatTAATGAGCAGGATAGTtacaaaagtaaattttttcaGGGAATACGGTATTTAGTTGAGCGTCGGCTctggacagagagaggaaatggGTTGGATCAACAGGTCACAAGTGATTGTTCTCACATGTCATTACAAACAGCATACTAATATTCACTTTTTCCTTTCAGTAGAACATGCGAGACAAAGAGAGAAGCAGCAACACACAGGCTCCTTTGAATTTTAACTTGAACTAAGCCACAAACAGATtactattttgtttgtttttcgttAAGTGAATGTGAAGCATGCTGAAATGCGcttagaaaataaacaaagcgAAAATAAAAGAAGCATGATGCTCTGTAAAAGTCGCCTATCTCCAAAATCTTtcacaaagacagagacacacaaacacacaggtctGTGGTTGGTTATATTCAATGTCAATCAAAAATCCTCTTTCTATGAAAATATGCAGTTCTAGGGCAGGGTTATTGATAAAACATAGAAGACCTCTAGAAAACGCTCAATATGAGATCCTGAGTGCTTTTGGGCAGGTTTTCCTCTAGTCAACTCATCTGTCCCCCAGTTACATCAtggctatattccttggtcttacccattgtgatgaatgactaagggaattggccctgtgtgttacctcatatttataaccctgtgaaactggaagtcatggttgaacaatttcctgaccctagtcacccagatgtactaaaaaaaagtaaaatatcagtgggaatatacttcaaatatatttttctcatatgaattcataggggtgtcagtaactgttgcacacctatatttaacaaagatgtattttttttgataaacctgtacTGTGTTTGCAATCATTGGATATCCATATTTTTGAAGCAAAAGgtcaaaaaggttaaacaataaagaccattttttgCTGCCACCATAGTGGTTCACTGTAGGGACGTTGTTGGCCAAGTGATGAATGGTGCCTAGTTTCCTCCAGATCTAAGATCTGGTATCTTCATCAAACCACAGaatattttttctcattcttCGAGAGTCCTTAATGTGTattttggcaaactccaagAAAGCCGTTATATGCTGTTGAGGAGCCATTATATTATTGATAACACTGGAGTTATGGAGACCACTAATGCAATAATATTGGTTGATTTGACATTGGTAATAATTTTGTTCCAATCAAAATGGTCTCAAGTATTTGTATAGAAAGCAATGACcaatattttgatatttacCTCAAAAAAGTTAAAACACAAAGAGGGGTGcttaaaaaatcaattacaggGTTTTCcaaaaatcaaaagaaatggATACTCACCAACTGTTAAGTTGTGGATGGGAGCCAATGCAGGATCAGCCTTAATGTctctaaatattaaaaaaaacaaacattcacacattgTAAGTTTTTTATACTCTCTCTCAGTGTATTGGAATTCAACGTGCATGTAGATCACCTTACTTTGGGAAGACATGAATATTATTTGTAGTGGCAAAACTGACTCTTCGTGAACTTCGTCGTTTTTCGATTGGTTTAGTTTCCTCCTGGGGGATGTAGGAGAGTGAAATGTCAATAAGAAAAAGCAAATTTATAGTAAATATTCAGAATAGCTCTAGTAAGATTACATCATAATCACCTGGTTTTCATCCTGATCATTTCCGAACACTTTCATTGATGGCCGCGGAGCTTTTAGAATCTGTGTTGGGCAGAGTCACAGTTACAATTATTTGTTACTATCCTTGTatggaccttccactgacaatTATTAATTCTATGGACTTCTATATTAattctataccacttaatctAACCCTAAGTTTTCGCAAGGAAaccttttggcttttttttttaataaataaaagctgtcaAATAAAAAGGAACCAGCCAAATATCCCAACAATCACAAAACTGTCAGAATTCCTAACCTTGTGAAGACATTTCTTCTCCACCAAGGTATAAAAACAGCCTGTCTGCCCCACAATCACActttaaaaaagcacatgttTAATTGGACTAATTAGCATGTGACCTATGCAGCCTATCAGAGTCAGATTAAGAAGCATTTCACACAACAGACAGCTCTGCTTGACACTCTCAGCTTCATGGATAAAAGGTTCCCCAGATAGATGCATGCAATTATCAGAGAATGTTGTCTGGTACAAggttgcatttttattattattattaattatttttagcAAGTAGGTGTATGTCTGAAAGAAAGAGGTtataaatggggggggggggggtgttgggggtAATTAAAGCCTATATTTCAAATGCATATTGCCCATGTATGACATGTATATACAATAAAAAGAATTATACCACTTGAAAGAGCTTGCTTTACTTAGCAAATGCAGAAAATATGAAGTTGCTACTTtgaaataaactgtatttattaagATACCAAGTATGCCATGTACAAACAGAAATGCTGTTTTGAGgcatataatatacatactCTCCCATTAATCTAAAAATAACTATACTATAATTTAGAAGCCCATACCGGTGTGCTTCTACTTGTCAGCCAGATATGGGCGATGATGTCCCTGCTATACATGTCCATACTAATGGACTCCAACTGCTACTGTTTTATAAAACCAGGCCAAGAAAACACGATTTAGATGTtcctttgtttttgtcattgctGCATACACCTGATTTACATGTAACATGTCTACATCTCTGGCACCATGCTCCATTGAAGTAATGCTCAATTGTACTGAAGGCTGTTACAAATTGGATCatgtaaagaacaaaacaaaaacaaacaaacaaacttgaaGGTAATCAGTTGGAGACCACCTACTGGACATTTCAGTTAActacataaattaaaatattaaaattgagAAACAGGATCAACATTTATCAATGAAATATTAAATCATACACAGCACTTTGTGTGCTGTTTATCCTGCTTCTGCATACTTCTGGGTTCTAAACTGAAAGTGGGAAAAGGGTCCACTGTCTTTGCCAAATTAGCTCTTTCTCCAGGTTAAGCTAATTTTACCAGTTAAATGTGGCTAATGTaagtttacttattttttttaaaaaatctgcaaataaCAGTGAAcgtaaaaaagaacaaaataaaacagtaactGCAAATGGTTGGACACCTTACTAAGTAACACCTCCTTTGCCAGCAATCACAGCTTGCAAATGCTTTTTGTTGCCAGCTAGGAGCctatatattattgtttaatGAACTTTTATCCGCTCTTccttttttccacatttagAGTAATGAGGTTTTCTTGGGCCATCTTACATGCATGCATACCATGTTTGAGATCTACCTACAAATTTTCAATGATCTTCATGCCAAGGGACTGGGAAAGCCATTCCCAAAGTTTCTGCTGTATTTTGCAATATCTTTTGGACCTAACATAGCTTTGGTAATTGTCACCATAGGGTTTAATTTTTACTTCATTAGTCCACAGCACTTGCAAATGCCTCTGGCTTATCTAGCTATTCTTTTGCATACATCAGATGTTCACTATTGTGATGAGGTCACAGTTCCTTCtaatgactcttccatgcagctCATGTTTGTGCAAGCAAGCTCTGCAGAGTAGAATGGTACGGTACACCCTCCTGCAGGTACTTAAAGTCATAAATGACAAGGGTGAAGAGTTGTCTCAAcgattaaggctctgggttactgatcagatggTCAGGGGTtgaagccccagcaccgccaagctgccactgttgggcccttgaccaAGACGCTTAatcctatctgctccaggggcgccgtatcatggctgaccctgcactctgactccaacttcctaacaagctgggatatgcgaagaaaaattcaatgtacatatataatatatatgtgaaaaataaaaagtattctCTTCTTATAAAGGTTTCTGATTTGCCTTTCTGGGGAGTATATTTACAGTTCTATTGGAGAGTATTTTTGGTCTTCCAGTTCTTGCCTTGATGTCCAGTTCCCCTTAAAATGTGAGCTGGTGGTGCTATATCTTTTTATAGCCTACCCCTGCTTTGTAAGCATCAGTTAGATTCATAGTCAGATCCTAAACCAGCTGCTTAAAGGAGCCCA
Coding sequences:
- the knl1 gene encoding uncharacterized protein knl1; translated protein: MEQKETQKFGHDREGLSKRRLSSILKAPRPSMKVFGNDQDENQEETKPIEKRRSSRRVSFATTNNIHVFPKDIKADPALAPIHNLTVGANDGRNEKLQCFDTSEKHEIMGLDTMLTTPIHFALNKENFFPQPILPLDSVDRTLLLGENTGYMDMTQSQTIAIDMEDDFNQEFTLNMSNVREPHKLNSQNGMPCKTFGTMGKNVMHSEFNDFLASLSKTSAQNVSAPFSKKNNDHFTLENTSNAKIDKENVLPTCLPKLAILERDHMDMTNSHTVIIEEREAFQHFPYSVGGNPRSTNTGSSSNYLDEMELTHSQTATINVKGMENANHSMPYVDQKKCEFVSDDTSEMIMTQVLDEYVQDQEQLSEQNIADHFQSNVSFAQMADSDDMEVTKSQTVVLETKFVGEPFSNSSTVSSCVSSITGNADRTMMNTTQSGNITPGALAASKTGECKRNVTLATRTVFHNDQSDFMELTCQASTGVLSPILDESVLKGCSNVAIDSKPISTTNVMMSKPQASFMQLPSVSPEVNRAEHFKSELPLSHMADDMEMTQCHTVGDDLGKTHHTVCDDMEMTQCQTVVLETKSCDDYKPSDKSKKRISLVSTSFRTTGMTNEHTGHMELNRYPFSKRTKTENCVIPTAQKFILQDLSDCMQIQQGTASDMSVVHDDMELTGCKTLTIDTKTSVTSPSNKAQSTPCVLSSSPTINKVKRSESIHDKLGTVLASHAVDCKSPISVMDLDAVNLVDKEAVSDAAAMALARDQTVNTKTDHKNYKPSSFNNVNKNVSLNSTVKNVESSEEDCNMEITKAFTVPLEEQCCVAFNQEELARETVETSPVTTDQTIFKEMDHTLPINNKTASSAKKEGYVSESDSDTLKKEHSSSIESRRRSLADLQVKLQNISQYISEPDRLLAGSVTAPLVSFTVVSPVEKHSEIDSSLQPSKETQLLENKINLAHKEGTTPFKLKNSLMARLSVGGIMPKFPPRARPASPNQTEPKSTNGLQGLQLQTCFIAETCQNMNIQYGSDETDLLDEVLPEEDFSGSLVSYLSKNKEQEVTTGVQLNEDAIEYDHMESVMNINQSEKMPPEENDATMKDTSEKLWDSTSAAQNAPTHMVKIIDDTNSSSNSTMMKCEGISELTLRNSQLDSQWITMDHEFDFYKKLEDGSVTVNEFLTHFGAKFIIHRSRPSALPDNFRAAETYTMEDLLREKYIHRPKQKVYEADCQNLSEMAEGFKTQMADQDKPLRSINGTLLQDICAFSKEQLQRFGAKLKERRVHFRKRRKAISHKMKENLYSELLKTTQDAKQSLMAKLMETSEMLEELDGCINDLESELNGMNNIVMGDQHSLLRLEPVLKAKQEQLDALNSEVTEKEKQIYKLELQAQSLEDTWDKVQDETRELECRTTNLNSLNEWRFNPGDKNGVVFTFLHDTVQLEVKHKKATGEECMQEDVDVDISFKFLLNAESSQPSAVMVHKLLIENIDSQAKWMQKYSTTQNIPMLLHNVSVVVSRLRLLGEEIHRLKKWGGVRLGILHITCVDTLVEVMFSSVRAFVKFELSLAVTPDYPFRPLQLQRFQNHIGDTRLEQIKDIISSVRPAKNYLTTVMKRIHSNLLG